Part of the Bacteriovorax stolpii genome, CACTTTTTGCAAAGTCTTCTGACATTCTTTGGATCGACTCTTCCTTTTCCACCTGGGCCGTAATGTCAGTTGCAAATTTTACAACTTTATAAGGTTTTCCGTTCATATCGAAAACTGGGTTGTAAGTCGCAAGAATCCAAATATTCTTTCCACTCTTTCCCAAGCGTTTATAACGTCCAGAATCGAATTCCCCACGACCTAATTTGTCCCAGAATAAAGCATATTGACTTGTTCCAGTGTAAGAAGGATCACAGAAAATGCGGTGATGCTTGCCTTTAATTTCATCCATCGTATAACCAAGAGTCTTAAGGAAGTTTTCGTTGGCCACAATAACACTTCCATCAAGATTGAACTCAATCACTGCCTGAGCCCTGCCGATTGCTTTAATCTTTCCTTCGAAGTCAGCATTAGCTAATTTAGCAGCTGTGACATCTGTCGCAAACTTTACTACTTTATATGGGCGCCCGCTGGCATCGAAAATCGGGTTGTAAGATGCATTGATCCAGATTTCTTTTCCACCTTTTCCAAAACGCTTGTACTCACCTACATCGTATTCACCACGCGCTAGTTTTTCCCAGAATGCTTTATATTCTGCACTCGCTGCATATTCTGGTTCACAAAACATTCTATGGTGCTTGCCTTTAATTTCATCAAGCGAATAGCCTACTGCACCCGTAAAGTTTTCGTTGGCCTTAATGATAGTCCCATCAAGATTAAATTCAATCACTGCCTGAACGCGGTTAATAGCATTCGTTTTGCCTTCGTAATCAGATGTTTGCATTTTTTCGACAGTCACATCTATACCAAAAACCATAACTTTATATGGTTTCCCTTTTTCATCTAAAACTGGAGTATAAGTCGCCCTAATCCAGGCTTCTTTTCCACCTTTTCCAAAGCGTCTGAATTCACCGCTCTCTGATTCTCCACGGCTTAACTTATCCCAAAATTGCTTATAGGCTAAACTTCCAGCGTATCCTTCTTCACAAAAAATGCGATGGTGTTTACCTTTAAGCTCTTCGAGTGTGTATCCTGACGGTTTCAAGAAAATATCGTTGGCATTAAGGATGACCCCATTAAGATCATACTCAATAATCGCTTGTGCTTTGTTAAGAGCATTGTAAATGTGGATTGATTCTTCTTCACTCTGAAATGTGTCTTTTTTCTTTACTGCTTCCATGTAGTCTCCCGAAGATGTGGTCTATATGTGTTTCAATTAATTTCCCAAATTAATTTTTTCGCAAATTTCATATCGAATAAGCAGTAATAAACTTAATCAATTTAAAAATGCTCGTATGACTTATTGCTTTGAGTTCTTTAATGAACTAAAAAAGTCTTATCTCGTAACATTTTAAAACATATGGGAAAAATTCGATGCTGAATAAAAAGTAAAGACTAATTGAGGAAAATTAAATTTTACTTTAAGAAGATATTAAGGATTCCGACTAAAAAATTTTTTCATTATTTAAGAGGTAAAAATTCTTTTAACCTCTTACTAATCTTCTACTCAAGATCATCAAATAATTTCTTTAAGAATCATTTTTGATATAAAAAATTGTGACAATTTCAAACTCAATCACCAAAACTAAAAAGAACTTTTAGAAAATTAGACATGAAGCTCGGCAATTTTTTCATATGCCAGTAAAGTTCTAACTCAGGACAAATAAGGAAGAAAAGTCCTCAAATTATCCGACAAAAACAATTCGAAATCTTTAGATACCTTCGCAATTCAAGTCACTTCAAAGGCCAGCTTTAAGATTTTCAGTAATTTACTTTTTACTTATAAATTAATTCTCTTAATATTACGAACAGACACCATCTAACGATTCTCTCTCTAAGGATGGTACATGAAAAAATCGCTCAATTTTAGATTATTGGCCTGGGCCGCTGCCAGTATCTTTGTAGTCTCTATCGCTCTTACTGCTTACAGTGCTTACTCTCTTCAAAATGAACTTTTCGAAAAAGCTGAACTTGAATCAAAGAAGTACGCTGAAGATGTTGCATCTGAAATTGAATTCAAAATTTCACAGGCCTTCGAAGTGACTCGTTCATTTGCCAGAAACCTTGCGCAGACAAAAGATAAAAATCACCCTCTAAAAGTGACACGAGAAGAAGTCATAGAAATGATGAAAGCTCAATTCCTGGCAAATCCTACAATTTTTGGATTCAACACTGGTTGGGAACCAAATGCTTTTGATGGGAAAGACGCTGAGTACGCAGGCAAAGTCCCTTACGATGCTTCAGGAAGATTCGTTCCTTACATGACGAGA contains:
- a CDS encoding methyl-accepting chemotaxis protein translates to MEAVKKKDTFQSEEESIHIYNALNKAQAIIEYDLNGVILNANDIFLKPSGYTLEELKGKHHRIFCEEGYAGSLAYKQFWDKLSRGESESGEFRRFGKGGKEAWIRATYTPVLDEKGKPYKVMVFGIDVTVEKMQTSDYEGKTNAINRVQAVIEFNLDGTIIKANENFTGAVGYSLDEIKGKHHRMFCEPEYAASAEYKAFWEKLARGEYDVGEYKRFGKGGKEIWINASYNPIFDASGRPYKVVKFATDVTAAKLANADFEGKIKAIGRAQAVIEFNLDGSVIVANENFLKTLGYTMDEIKGKHHRIFCDPSYTGTSQYALFWDKLGRGEFDSGRYKRLGKSGKNIWILATYNPVFDMNGKPYKVVKFATDITAQVEKEESIQRMSEDFAKSASELKDVTEKANNVARGAQALGATTEEMNASVEELTASINSIAQNTKNADGVAKATYAEAEVGTKAIAKAIEAMDLISKSSEDISEIVKVISEIASQTNLLAFNAAIEAARAGEHGLGFSVVADEVRKLAERSSQATKEISKLINESSKRVSQGSEISKQAGQAFEKIVAGVNKTTQSISEISSATEEQLLTAREVSSAIQQVADETEKSAIASESIATATKMLSVGIDDLNQTIESLTK